In Streptomyces sp. NBC_01381, the sequence GCCTGCCCTTCTCGACCAGCCTGTCCAGGCGGGCCGCGATCACTCCGGCCGCTTTCTGCGCCTGGCCCGGCACGGCGTCGTACAGCCGCACGGGGTGGCCCGCGAGCAGGGCCACCTGGGCGATGCCCTGCCCCATGGTGCCGGTGCCGACGACGGCAACGGGGCTGCTGAGCTCGAGTGCTGTCATGCTCGCGATCCTCCCGCACGAGGTGTCCGCCGGAGGGTGCGGGGTGCCCGGCGAGAACTTGTCCACAGGTTCGGCGGACCCCCTTGTCCCGACCGATCGTTCGGTTACTCTAGCTCTGTCCGTCTGTTCCTGCCCACTGCCCTGCCCGGCCCGTCGGCTCGACGAAGAGCCGGCACGACGAGGAGTTGGTCCGACATGGCCGCCGAACTCACCGCGCACCAGCTGATCGCCACCCACCGGCCCACCCTTGACCAGGCGCTGGAGACGATCCGCACGCGCGCGTACTGGTCGCCGCACCCCGAGCACCCCAAGGCCTATGGAGAGAACGGCAGCCTGAGCCTGCCGGAGGGCAAGACCGCCTTCGACGCCCTCCTGGGCGCCCGCTTCGACCTCGACCAGCCGGGCACGGACGACTGGGTGGGCGCGGAAGTCTCGCCGTACGGCCCCGAGTTGGGCATCACGTACCCCCACCCGGACATCGACACGCTGCTCCCTGCGATGCGGGCCGGAATGCGGGCCTGGCGCGACGCGGGCGCGGAAGTGCGCGCGATGGTCTGTCTGGAGATCCTCAAGCGCATCAGCGCGCGCACGCACGAGCTGGCGCACGCGGTCATGCACACCAGCGGCCAGGCCTTCATGATGGCGTTCCAGGCGGGCGGCCCGCACGCCCAGGACCGCGGCCTGGAAGCGGTGGCGTACGCGTATGTGGAGCAGGCGCGCACCCCTGATGCCGCCGAGTGGTCCAAGCCCCAGGGCAAGCGCGACCCGATCGCTCTGGACAAGCGCTTCACGCCCGTGGCGCGCGGCATCGCGCTCCTGATCGGCTGCAACACGTTCCCGACGTGGAACGGCTACCCGGGCCTCTTCGCCTCCCTGGCCACCGGCAACCCGGTCCTGGTCAAGCCCCACCCCCGCGCGGTCCTCCCGCTGGCCCTGACCGTCCGCATCGCCCGCGAGGTCCTCGCCGACGCGGGCTTCGACCCGAACCTGGTGTGCCTGGCCGCCGAGCGCCCCGGCGAGGGCATCGCCAAGACCCTCGCCGTCCGCCCCGAGATCAAGATCATCGACTACACGGGCTCGACGGCCTTCGGCGACTGGCTGGAGACCAACGCCCGCCTGGCGCAGGTCTACACGGAAAAGGCCGGCGTCAACACGGTCGTCGTCGAGTCGACGGACAACTACAAGGGAATGCTGGCCAACCTGGCCTTCTCCCTGTCGCTGTACAGCGGCCAGATGTGCACGACCCCGCAGAACCTCCTCATCCCGCGCGACGGCATCGCCACGGACGTCGGCACCAAGTCGTACGACGACGTGGTGTCCGACCTCGCCGCGTCGGTGAACGGCCTGCTCGGCGACGACGCCCGGGCGAACGGCATCCTCGGAGCCCTGGTCAACCCCGATGTGAAGGCACGCCTGGAGGCGGCCGCCGGAATCGGTGAAGTCGCCCTCCCCTCACGGGAGATCGCCAACCCAGAGTTCCCGGACGCCGTGGTCCGCACGCCGGTGATCGTGAAGCTGGACGGCGCGAAGCCGGACGCAGAAGCGGCCTACTTGAGCGAGTGCTTCGGTCCCGTCTCCTTCGCCGTGGCGGTCGACTCGGCGACGGACGCGGTGGAGCTGCTCCGCCGCACGGTGCGCGACAAGGGCGCGATGACGGTCGGCGCGTACACGACGTCGGACGAGGTGTCGCAGGCCGTGGAGGAGACCTGCCTCGAGGAGTGCGCCCAGCTCTCCTTGAACCTCACGGGCGGCGTCTATGTGAACCAGACGGCGGCGTTCTCGGACTTCCACGGCTCGGGCGGCAACCCGGCGGCGAACTCGGCCCTGTGCGACGGCGCGTTCGTGGCCAACCGGTTCCGCGTGGTGGAGATCCGCAGGGACGCCTGACGCCCGGCGGCGGGTTCAGGCCTCCGCGCCCGGAGGCCTGCCCGCCGACCAGTGGAAGAGCGCCATCCCCACACTGGTCGCCAGGTTGTAGCTGGAGACCTGGGGCCGCATCGGCAGGGACACCAAGTGGTCGGCGCGGGCCCGCAGTTGCGGGGACAGGCCACTGCGCTCGGACCCGAAGGCCAGCACGGCGTCGTCCGGCAGCTTCAGACCGCGGATGTCCTCGCCCTCCGCGTCGAGCGCGAACATCGGCCCCGCGGGCAGCTCGGAGACGTCCATCCGCTCGACGGCCGTCGCGAAGTGCAGGCCCGCGCCACCACGCACGACCGTGGGGTGCCAGGGGTCGAGCGTGCCGGTCGTGACGACCCCGGTCGCCCCGAATCCCGCGGCGAGCCGGATCACCGCCCCCGCGTTCCCCAGATTGCGCGGATCGTCCAGGACGACGACCGGAGCGGCCCTCGGCACCCGTGCCAGCGCCTCCAGATTGGCCGTCCGCGAGGGACGTACCGCGAGCGCGGCCACACCCGTCGGGTGCAGGCGCGGCACAAGATCCCGCAGCTTCTCTTCGGGAACCTGCACGAGGAGCGCGTCGAGAGCGTCCCGCACATCCGGCGCGAGCTCGTCGGCGAGGTCGA encodes:
- a CDS encoding RNA methyltransferase yields the protein MTGTYADDVAGSGDAVRAWRGLADTSVLLDGFHAIKHALRFGARIPAALAGDRAAVLDLADELAPDVRDALDALLVQVPEEKLRDLVPRLHPTGVAALAVRPSRTANLEALARVPRAAPVVVLDDPRNLGNAGAVIRLAAGFGATGVVTTGTLDPWHPTVVRGGAGLHFATAVERMDVSELPAGPMFALDAEGEDIRGLKLPDDAVLAFGSERSGLSPQLRARADHLVSLPMRPQVSSYNLATSVGMALFHWSAGRPPGAEA
- the paaN gene encoding phenylacetic acid degradation protein PaaN, with product MAAELTAHQLIATHRPTLDQALETIRTRAYWSPHPEHPKAYGENGSLSLPEGKTAFDALLGARFDLDQPGTDDWVGAEVSPYGPELGITYPHPDIDTLLPAMRAGMRAWRDAGAEVRAMVCLEILKRISARTHELAHAVMHTSGQAFMMAFQAGGPHAQDRGLEAVAYAYVEQARTPDAAEWSKPQGKRDPIALDKRFTPVARGIALLIGCNTFPTWNGYPGLFASLATGNPVLVKPHPRAVLPLALTVRIAREVLADAGFDPNLVCLAAERPGEGIAKTLAVRPEIKIIDYTGSTAFGDWLETNARLAQVYTEKAGVNTVVVESTDNYKGMLANLAFSLSLYSGQMCTTPQNLLIPRDGIATDVGTKSYDDVVSDLAASVNGLLGDDARANGILGALVNPDVKARLEAAAGIGEVALPSREIANPEFPDAVVRTPVIVKLDGAKPDAEAAYLSECFGPVSFAVAVDSATDAVELLRRTVRDKGAMTVGAYTTSDEVSQAVEETCLEECAQLSLNLTGGVYVNQTAAFSDFHGSGGNPAANSALCDGAFVANRFRVVEIRRDA